From the Desulfolucanica intricata genome, the window ATCAATAACACCCTTTATTCTTTCATCTTCACTAACCATTTTTATTCCCTCTGATAAGAAAATGGTTATTTCGGACAGAGCCACTTGTTTATTAATTGGTAAATCGTGTATCTCTTTTTTTCTATTTATATAATCCGAAAGCCAATTAATATCAATTCCAGTTACTTTATTTACAGTGTCTAATGTGATCTTGTATTCTTTACAAGCTGTCATTAATTTTTCCCTTATTATATCTTTGCAAGTAGATCCTATGCTTTGCATATGTTTCTCCTTTCTTTTTCATTCT encodes:
- a CDS encoding HTH domain-containing protein — translated: MQSIGSTCKDIIREKLMTACKEYKITLDTVNKVTGIDINWLSDYINRKKEIHDLPINKQVALSEITIFLSEGIKMVSEDERIKGVIDVLVQLFGLKYETISLYAGLEKQDIENFMKDTTLINYEKKYKLATASMMLHYLFKNPNYPVRNN